Proteins encoded in a region of the Enterococcus gilvus ATCC BAA-350 genome:
- a CDS encoding PTS mannose/fructose/sorbose transporter subunit IIC, with protein sequence MSGISMVLVVIVAFLAGMGGILDEFQFHQPLVACTLIGLVTGNLSAGIVLGGSLQMIALGWANIGAAVAPDAALASVASAIILVLGGQGVKGVSSAIAIAVPLAVAGLFLTMIVRTLAVPIVHFMDAAAEKGEMRKVEMWHLIAVCMQGVRIAIPAAALLVIPADTVRGFLESMPAWLTDGMAIGGGMVVAVGYAMVINMMATREVWPFFAIGFAVAAISELTLIALGVIAVAFALIYLNLQETGGGSSNGGGGNTGDPLGDILNDY encoded by the coding sequence ATGTCTGGTATTTCAATGGTATTAGTAGTAATCGTTGCTTTTCTAGCCGGTATGGGAGGAATCTTAGATGAATTCCAATTCCATCAACCGTTAGTAGCATGTACATTAATCGGTCTAGTGACTGGTAACTTATCAGCAGGGATCGTTCTTGGCGGTTCATTGCAAATGATCGCCTTAGGTTGGGCAAACATCGGGGCTGCCGTAGCACCGGATGCTGCATTGGCATCTGTTGCATCTGCAATTATTTTAGTTTTAGGTGGTCAAGGAGTGAAAGGTGTTTCTTCAGCCATCGCAATCGCAGTTCCACTAGCTGTAGCTGGATTGTTCTTAACAATGATCGTTCGTACTTTAGCTGTGCCGATCGTTCACTTTATGGATGCGGCTGCTGAAAAAGGTGAAATGCGCAAAGTTGAAATGTGGCATCTTATCGCAGTATGTATGCAAGGTGTTCGTATCGCTATTCCTGCTGCTGCATTATTAGTTATCCCTGCTGACACTGTACGTGGATTCTTAGAATCTATGCCTGCATGGTTAACTGATGGTATGGCTATCGGTGGTGGTATGGTTGTTGCCGTTGGTTATGCAATGGTTATCAACATGATGGCTACACGTGAAGTATGGCCATTCTTTGCAATCGGTTTTGCCGTTGCAGCTATTTCTGAATTAACATTGATCGCACTTGGTGTTATCGCAGTTGCATTCGCTTTGATTTACTTGAACCTACAAGAAACTGGTGGCGGTTCATCTAATGGCGGCGGAGGCAATACAGGTGACCCATTAGGCGACATTTTGAATGATTATTAA
- a CDS encoding PTS system mannose/fructose/sorbose family transporter subunit IID: MAEKIELTRKDRLAVAWRSTFIQGSWNYERMQNGGWCYAMLPAIKKLYKTKEDRILAMQRHLEFFNTHPYIASPIIGVTLALEEERANGAPVDDVAIQGVKVGMMGPLAGVGDPVFWFTVRPMLGALGASLALAGNILGPIIFFLAWNIIRWAFMWYTQEFGYRAGSKITDDLSGGLLQKVTKGASILGMFVLGSLVQRWVNVKFTPVVSTVKLDKGAYIEWDKLPAGAQGIKEALSQQASGLALDSNKVTTLQDNLNQLIPGLAALLLTLLCMWLLKKKVSPIIIILGLFVVGVGLHVLGIM, translated from the coding sequence ATGGCAGAAAAAATCGAATTAACGAGAAAAGATCGTTTAGCCGTTGCATGGCGTTCTACCTTCATTCAAGGTTCTTGGAACTATGAACGTATGCAAAATGGTGGCTGGTGTTACGCAATGTTGCCAGCAATCAAAAAATTATACAAAACTAAAGAAGATCGCATTCTAGCAATGCAACGTCACTTAGAATTCTTTAATACTCACCCATATATCGCATCACCAATCATCGGAGTGACACTTGCACTTGAAGAAGAACGTGCAAATGGCGCACCTGTTGATGACGTAGCAATCCAAGGGGTTAAGGTTGGTATGATGGGACCTCTAGCCGGTGTTGGTGACCCAGTGTTCTGGTTTACTGTACGTCCGATGTTAGGTGCCTTAGGTGCATCTCTAGCGCTTGCTGGAAATATCTTAGGACCAATCATTTTCTTCCTTGCTTGGAACATTATCCGTTGGGCATTTATGTGGTATACACAAGAATTCGGTTACCGTGCCGGTTCTAAAATCACAGATGACCTTTCAGGCGGATTATTACAAAAAGTTACTAAAGGTGCATCTATCCTTGGTATGTTCGTACTAGGTTCCTTAGTTCAACGATGGGTAAATGTGAAGTTTACACCAGTTGTTTCTACTGTTAAATTGGACAAAGGTGCTTACATTGAATGGGATAAATTGCCTGCTGGTGCTCAAGGAATCAAAGAAGCACTCTCTCAACAAGCATCAGGTTTAGCGTTAGACAGTAATAAAGTAACAACATTACAAGACAACTTAAATCAATTAATTCCTGGTCTTGCTGCATTACTATTAACATTGCTTTGCATGTGGTTATTGAAGAAAAAAGTTTCTCCAATCATCATCATTCTTGGTTTGTTCGTAGTCGGTGTTGGCTTACACGTATTAGGTATTATGTAA
- a CDS encoding BglG family transcription antiterminator: MYFSIREKKILSLLLDYPNGITPEELQDILQVSKRTVYREISSIEKTIKSQDIQIIKPRGEGYRIVGESVNLERLQQQLTEKQEELFTDNVQRQSAIVCSLLLMDEEETIEGLAIDFKVSPATITSDLSAIEKSLIDYRLELKRLKGRGIRIEGREKQRRQLLSNLIYNGVSEFDFFQYIDSLEDETVTTDSFFLNLLSRSNLLLSRTILEQVSQQAFEQVTDNQLQRVLILLALSIDRMMEERFVEVEQENKAKPESMQIASQIMIKVATTIKQSIPPQEVRFFAFQLEGVNYKRPQNIFIDSFDVELSYKIKELIRLVSETTEIDFRKDEQLFTDLSAHMSAALKRNLTVIQGANNPLLQKIRDKYQALTTAIIKELAVVFPDHQFTADELGYVVIHFATSLERHPSGRALSALVLCSSGIGTARILESRIHKYLNEIQKVQVAKISEMNQLDYKSYDLILATVFLPGFHLPYKVISPLLLDDEIKEIKEYIQTLHPEKANERADEPEQEPSEAFDEIYETMRIANSLLQNFDVKQVSARETIELTLDEIIEQLQGTIVSDAKLVTDKVIKRYLVAPIGVPKTNFALFHCADAHVKEPLFTIYDLDQKFLIQGMDKKSIELTRVLLLLAPDPMPESQQSLLGKISSSVIESDLNTEIYKFGNKEIIYQLLSSLFVKEIREN, encoded by the coding sequence GTGTATTTTTCGATTCGCGAAAAAAAGATACTTTCCCTTTTATTAGATTATCCGAATGGCATTACACCAGAAGAATTGCAAGACATTTTACAAGTCAGCAAACGGACGGTTTATCGAGAAATATCAAGCATTGAAAAAACGATCAAATCACAGGATATCCAGATCATCAAACCACGAGGGGAAGGGTATCGAATCGTGGGAGAGTCAGTGAATTTGGAGCGGCTGCAGCAGCAGTTGACGGAAAAGCAGGAGGAGTTGTTTACGGACAACGTGCAGCGTCAAAGCGCGATTGTTTGTTCCTTATTATTGATGGATGAGGAAGAAACGATCGAAGGGTTGGCGATCGACTTTAAAGTAAGTCCTGCGACGATTACTTCTGATTTGTCCGCTATTGAAAAAAGTTTGATTGATTACCGCTTGGAGTTGAAACGATTAAAGGGTCGCGGGATTCGCATCGAAGGTCGAGAGAAACAGCGACGACAGTTATTGAGCAATTTGATCTACAACGGCGTGAGTGAATTTGATTTCTTTCAATACATCGATTCATTAGAAGATGAGACGGTGACTACCGACAGCTTCTTTTTAAATTTATTGAGTCGGTCAAACTTACTGCTGTCACGAACAATTCTCGAACAGGTGTCACAGCAGGCGTTTGAGCAAGTCACAGATAATCAGCTGCAGCGTGTGCTTATCTTACTGGCATTATCTATTGATCGCATGATGGAAGAACGATTCGTGGAAGTTGAACAAGAGAACAAGGCAAAACCTGAAAGCATGCAGATTGCTAGTCAAATCATGATCAAAGTGGCGACAACGATCAAACAGTCCATACCGCCGCAGGAAGTTCGTTTCTTTGCCTTTCAGCTCGAAGGTGTGAATTATAAGAGACCGCAAAATATCTTTATTGATAGTTTTGATGTAGAGCTTTCGTATAAGATCAAAGAATTGATCCGACTGGTTTCCGAAACGACGGAGATTGATTTTCGCAAAGATGAACAGCTGTTTACAGATCTATCTGCACACATGTCTGCGGCATTGAAGCGAAATCTGACGGTCATTCAAGGGGCAAACAATCCGCTGCTGCAAAAAATTCGTGATAAGTATCAGGCGTTGACGACAGCGATCATCAAAGAATTAGCGGTTGTTTTTCCGGATCATCAATTTACTGCGGATGAATTAGGCTATGTCGTGATCCATTTTGCGACATCGTTGGAACGGCATCCGAGTGGACGCGCATTGTCTGCCTTGGTCCTGTGTTCCAGCGGGATCGGTACAGCTCGTATTTTAGAAAGCCGTATCCATAAGTATCTGAATGAGATCCAAAAAGTACAGGTCGCCAAGATTTCAGAAATGAATCAGTTGGATTATAAAAGTTATGATTTGATTTTAGCGACCGTCTTTTTACCAGGGTTTCATTTGCCTTACAAAGTCATCTCACCGCTATTATTGGATGACGAAATCAAAGAAATCAAAGAGTACATCCAAACCTTACATCCAGAAAAAGCCAACGAACGAGCAGATGAGCCTGAACAAGAGCCGAGTGAAGCCTTTGATGAAATTTATGAGACGATGCGGATAGCCAATAGCTTATTGCAGAACTTTGACGTGAAGCAGGTGTCTGCACGAGAAACGATCGAGTTGACGTTAGATGAGATCATCGAACAGTTGCAGGGCACGATCGTTTCGGATGCGAAATTGGTGACGGATAAAGTGATCAAGCGTTATTTAGTGGCGCCGATCGGGGTGCCAAAGACCAATTTTGCGTTGTTCCACTGTGCGGATGCACATGTCAAAGAGCCATTATTTACGATCTACGACTTGGACCAGAAATTTTTGATTCAAGGAATGGATAAAAAAAGCATTGAACTTACCAGGGTGTTGTTATTACTCGCACCTGATCCAATGCCGGAGAGCCAACAAAGCCTATTAGGAAAAATCAGCAGCTCAGTGATCGAGAGTGATCTGAATACTGAAATCTACAAATTTGGCAATAAAGAAATCATCTATCAATTGTTAAGCTCTTTATTTGTCAAAGAGATTCGGGAAAACTAG
- a CDS encoding PTS sugar transporter subunit IIA: MELKPEMILLDQKYANKEEAIRASGQLLVDAGCVEAGYIDAMIERNELVSVYMGNFIAIPHGTDEAKRYVKKSGISVIQVPTGVHFGKDDTEDVAMVLFGIAGIENEHLDILQKIAIFCSDVENVVKLADAKTKEEVMGYLQEVE, encoded by the coding sequence ATGGAATTAAAGCCAGAAATGATTTTATTAGACCAGAAATATGCCAACAAGGAAGAAGCGATTCGTGCGAGCGGGCAGCTTTTAGTAGATGCTGGCTGTGTGGAAGCAGGCTATATCGATGCGATGATTGAACGGAACGAATTGGTTTCTGTTTATATGGGAAACTTTATCGCGATCCCTCATGGAACCGATGAAGCGAAACGCTATGTGAAGAAAAGTGGTATTTCAGTGATTCAAGTCCCAACGGGCGTTCACTTTGGTAAAGACGACACAGAGGATGTGGCGATGGTATTATTTGGTATCGCTGGAATCGAAAATGAGCATTTGGATATCTTGCAGAAGATCGCGATTTTCTGTTCAGATGTTGAAAATGTGGTCAAATTAGCAGATGCAAAAACAAAAGAAGAAGTCATGGGCTATCTTCAGGAGGTAGAATAG
- a CDS encoding PTS mannitol transporter subunit IICBA: MEATRQKSGLKAKVQRLGSHLSGMVMPNIGGFIAWGVITALFIPDGYFPNEQLATLVGPMLSYLLPLLIAYTGGSMVHGQRGAVVGAIAAMGVIVGSDVPMFIGAMMMGPLGGWCIKKFDDAFQEKIKAGFEMLVNNFSSGLIGFALAIVGYYAIGPVVQGATHLMAAGVESIINMHLLPLANIFIEPAKILFLNNAINHGILTPLGIEQAAESGKSILFLLEANPGPGLGILLAFTFFGKGAAKSSAPGAIIIQFLGGIHEIYFPYVMMKPLLFLAVMAGGVAGTFTFQLLGAGLRAAASPGSIIAIMAMTPPNAIFANLAGIVVGCAVSFLVAMIIIKSDNSEEDDLAATQAAVAGAKAQSKGQGAVKSENQEMFGTVNKIIFACDAGMGSSAMGASVLRDKVKKAGLSLPVSNSAINNLTDDPNALIVTQEELHERASQKAPSATFVQVENFMNSPRYDEIVERLSNEPTGDSEKKPLTDDVVQGVADYSKVDHIVFGYDQVKGSANMGATILKKLLKDNNLVYPVAVEPIHALKDETNALIITNDDETLKAEQQAPSATHVPLTDLVASEKYDKVIQNLRK, encoded by the coding sequence ATGGAAGCTACTAGACAGAAAAGTGGTCTTAAGGCGAAAGTTCAGCGTCTCGGAAGTCACTTGTCAGGGATGGTAATGCCGAATATTGGAGGCTTTATCGCGTGGGGGGTTATTACAGCGCTGTTTATCCCAGATGGTTATTTTCCAAATGAACAGCTTGCTACATTAGTTGGACCAATGCTTTCTTATTTATTGCCATTATTAATCGCTTATACAGGCGGCAGCATGGTACATGGTCAACGTGGGGCAGTTGTAGGGGCAATCGCAGCTATGGGTGTTATTGTCGGATCAGACGTTCCAATGTTTATCGGAGCGATGATGATGGGACCTTTAGGTGGTTGGTGTATCAAGAAATTTGATGACGCTTTCCAAGAAAAAATCAAAGCCGGATTTGAAATGCTGGTCAACAACTTTTCTTCTGGATTGATCGGGTTTGCGTTAGCGATCGTCGGGTACTATGCAATTGGGCCAGTCGTTCAAGGGGCTACACATTTAATGGCTGCAGGTGTTGAATCAATCATCAACATGCACTTGCTGCCACTGGCAAATATCTTTATTGAACCTGCGAAGATCTTGTTCTTAAACAACGCGATCAATCATGGAATCTTGACACCGCTTGGAATTGAACAAGCAGCAGAATCTGGAAAATCAATCCTATTCTTATTAGAAGCAAACCCTGGACCAGGTCTGGGAATCTTATTAGCCTTTACATTCTTTGGCAAGGGTGCGGCGAAATCTTCTGCACCAGGCGCGATCATTATCCAATTCTTAGGTGGGATCCATGAAATTTACTTCCCATATGTAATGATGAAACCTCTTTTATTCCTAGCCGTTATGGCAGGTGGGGTTGCCGGAACATTTACGTTCCAATTGTTAGGTGCCGGGTTACGAGCAGCTGCATCACCAGGTTCGATCATCGCGATCATGGCGATGACACCGCCGAATGCAATCTTTGCCAACTTAGCAGGGATCGTCGTCGGGTGTGCCGTTTCATTCTTAGTCGCTATGATCATTATCAAGTCAGACAACAGTGAAGAAGACGATTTAGCAGCGACTCAGGCAGCTGTTGCGGGTGCGAAAGCACAAAGCAAAGGCCAAGGCGCAGTGAAATCTGAAAATCAAGAAATGTTTGGTACGGTCAACAAGATCATCTTTGCTTGTGATGCCGGAATGGGATCAAGTGCCATGGGTGCTTCTGTTCTACGCGACAAGGTGAAAAAAGCAGGCTTATCCTTGCCAGTATCGAACTCAGCAATCAACAACTTGACAGATGATCCGAATGCGTTGATCGTCACACAGGAAGAATTACATGAACGTGCGTCACAAAAAGCACCGAGTGCAACGTTCGTTCAAGTAGAAAACTTCATGAATTCACCACGCTACGATGAAATCGTTGAACGCTTATCGAATGAACCAACGGGTGACAGCGAAAAAAAGCCGCTGACAGATGATGTGGTACAAGGCGTAGCCGACTATTCAAAAGTCGATCACATTGTCTTTGGATACGATCAAGTAAAAGGATCTGCCAATATGGGCGCAACGATCTTGAAAAAATTATTGAAGGACAACAACTTGGTTTATCCTGTTGCAGTCGAACCGATCCATGCATTGAAGGACGAAACAAATGCGTTGATCATCACGAACGACGATGAAACCCTCAAAGCAGAGCAGCAAGCACCAAGCGCAACACATGTGCCTTTGACGGATCTGGTCGCTTCAGAAAAATATGACAAAGTCATTCAAAATTTAAGGAAATAA
- a CDS encoding mannitol-1-phosphate 5-dehydrogenase, whose translation MQATHFGAGNIGRGFIGEILAKNGFSIDFVDINETIINALNERNEYTIQLADESQKEIHVANVDGLNNQTNPDAVIDSVSKADIVTTAIGPNILPFIAELIAKGIQKRRNEGNTAPLDVVACENMIGGSQFLFEKVQTFLSDEDKEYVEQYIGFPNAAVDRIVPIQHHEDPLFVSVEPFSEWVIDETQSKNKDLRLVDVEYVEDLEPYIERKLFSVNTGHATVAYTGAYEGYKTIDEAIADERVLEKLRAVLGETGSLLIHKWGFDEEKHQAYINKIVSRFENTYISDSISRVARTPIRKLGYDERFIRPIRELKDRGLTYTNLIDVVAMVLKYDDPTDEQSVELHELLKEKSLAEVIQQVTALKDDALIEEITATYEQ comes from the coding sequence ATGCAAGCAACACACTTTGGCGCAGGAAATATTGGACGCGGATTTATTGGAGAAATTTTAGCAAAGAATGGTTTTTCAATCGATTTTGTTGATATCAATGAAACGATCATCAATGCTTTGAACGAGCGGAACGAATACACCATTCAGCTAGCTGATGAAAGTCAAAAAGAGATTCATGTCGCAAACGTGGATGGGTTGAACAATCAAACCAATCCTGATGCGGTGATCGACTCCGTCAGTAAGGCAGACATCGTGACGACCGCGATTGGGCCGAATATTTTACCATTTATCGCAGAATTGATCGCTAAAGGGATTCAAAAACGTCGCAATGAAGGCAACACGGCTCCTTTAGATGTGGTGGCCTGCGAAAATATGATCGGCGGCAGCCAATTTCTATTTGAAAAAGTACAAACGTTCTTGTCTGACGAAGACAAAGAATATGTGGAACAATACATCGGATTCCCTAATGCAGCAGTCGATCGTATTGTACCGATCCAGCATCACGAAGATCCTTTATTCGTGTCTGTAGAACCGTTTAGTGAATGGGTGATCGATGAAACGCAAAGCAAAAATAAAGACTTGCGTCTCGTTGACGTGGAATATGTAGAAGATTTGGAACCATATATCGAACGGAAACTCTTTTCCGTTAACACAGGCCATGCGACCGTCGCCTATACAGGGGCTTATGAAGGATACAAAACGATTGATGAAGCCATCGCGGATGAACGTGTCTTAGAAAAACTGCGTGCAGTGCTAGGTGAAACCGGCAGCTTATTGATTCATAAGTGGGGATTTGATGAAGAAAAACATCAAGCTTATATTAATAAGATCGTTAGCCGCTTTGAAAATACTTATATTTCTGACAGCATCAGCCGCGTCGCCCGTACACCGATCCGCAAGCTTGGATACGATGAACGGTTTATTCGCCCAATTCGTGAGCTGAAAGATCGTGGATTAACGTACACGAATTTGATCGACGTCGTGGCGATGGTCCTAAAATACGACGATCCAACTGACGAACAAAGTGTTGAATTGCACGAATTGTTGAAAGAAAAGTCACTTGCAGAAGTTATCCAGCAAGTAACGGCTCTAAAAGACGACGCACTGATCGAAGAAATTACAGCGACATACGAACAGTAA
- a CDS encoding DUF956 family protein: protein MVQSINTKVDLTIDATSYLGIADYGKIMIGDKGFEFYNNRDARKFVQIPWEEVDYVIASVVFKGKWIPRYAIQTKKSGTYSFASKEPKKVLRAIREYVDPDHMVRSLGFLDVVKRGLRGKFNK from the coding sequence ATGGTTCAGTCAATCAATACAAAGGTCGATTTGACGATCGATGCTACCTCATACTTAGGAATTGCAGATTACGGTAAAATCATGATTGGTGATAAAGGCTTTGAATTTTACAACAATCGTGATGCTCGAAAATTCGTTCAAATTCCTTGGGAAGAAGTAGATTATGTTATCGCTTCAGTGGTATTCAAAGGAAAATGGATTCCCCGTTATGCGATCCAAACGAAAAAAAGCGGGACCTATTCGTTTGCCTCTAAAGAACCTAAAAAAGTGTTGCGTGCGATTCGTGAGTACGTTGATCCAGACCACATGGTACGTTCATTAGGATTTTTAGATGTTGTCAAACGCGGACTTCGCGGCAAATTTAATAAGTAG